The Nitrospira sp. KM1 genome includes a window with the following:
- a CDS encoding universal stress protein — translation MHSAKRIFHPTDCSPSDLPAFAHALKLTCLAKAELTMMHVDPTVGREDFEDFPRVRPLLVKWGLLAEGSAKQDVSKLGIQISKVRAVAGDTSAAMLNHLSLHPADLLVVSTHQREGLSRLTHQAVAEPIARGAHANTLFVPTGVEGFVSFEHGTASLRRVLIPVSLQPDPQRAIDAATDLAEMVGSSDVLFELVHIGSDEDFPKLNKPERHGWKWERLIATGDPADWILAAGNDFDVDLIVMMTEGHNSVLDMLRGSTMERVVRGARSPLLALPA, via the coding sequence ATGCACTCTGCGAAACGGATTTTTCATCCGACCGACTGTTCACCGTCAGATCTGCCCGCGTTCGCTCACGCACTGAAACTCACCTGTCTGGCCAAGGCGGAATTGACGATGATGCACGTCGATCCCACGGTCGGACGCGAGGACTTTGAGGACTTTCCACGCGTTCGCCCGCTTCTCGTCAAATGGGGGCTTCTCGCGGAAGGCAGCGCGAAACAGGACGTCAGCAAGCTGGGGATTCAGATCAGCAAGGTCAGGGCGGTGGCGGGAGACACGTCTGCCGCGATGCTCAATCATCTTTCACTCCATCCGGCCGACCTGCTGGTGGTTTCGACCCATCAGCGGGAAGGGCTCTCCCGGTTGACGCATCAAGCGGTTGCCGAACCGATCGCACGCGGCGCACACGCCAACACATTGTTCGTACCGACCGGGGTGGAAGGATTTGTCTCGTTTGAGCATGGAACCGCCTCGCTGCGGCGCGTACTGATTCCCGTATCGCTGCAGCCCGATCCGCAACGCGCCATTGATGCCGCAACGGATCTTGCCGAGATGGTGGGGAGCAGCGATGTCCTATTTGAACTCGTTCACATAGGATCCGATGAAGACTTTCCGAAACTGAACAAACCGGAACGTCACGGTTGGAAGTGGGAGCGCCTGATCGCCACCGGCGATCCGGCGGATTGGATTCTGGCAGCAGGCAATGATTTCGACGTCGATTTGATCGTGATGATGACTGAAGGTCACAACAGTGTCCTTGACATGCTGCGCGGCAGTACGATGGAACGGGTCGTACGCGGCGCGCGCTCTCCCCTGCTGGCTCTCCCGGCTTGA
- a CDS encoding DUF3015 family protein: MLMIQAVSTLVIGLALLASPGCTLRGTTNEITDTTDNITVSTSGRTWFDEDGLVKPDHKIIAFTSLNRANLEQDVARGHGEYLSSLESLLGMDAEAESRFGAHAQQGFESLLSADAASRVRQFRDWGK; this comes from the coding sequence ATGCTGATGATTCAGGCCGTTTCCACACTCGTCATCGGATTGGCGCTCTTGGCGAGTCCGGGCTGCACGCTTCGAGGAACCACGAATGAAATCACCGACACGACGGACAACATCACCGTGTCCACATCAGGCCGCACGTGGTTCGACGAGGACGGACTCGTCAAACCCGACCACAAAATCATCGCCTTCACGTCGCTGAACCGGGCCAATCTCGAGCAGGACGTTGCCAGAGGGCACGGCGAATATCTTTCTTCTCTCGAATCTCTGCTCGGCATGGATGCCGAAGCCGAGTCTCGATTTGGCGCTCACGCACAGCAAGGATTTGAATCCTTGCTCTCCGCAGATGCCGCATCGCGTGTTCGACAGTTCCGCGACTGGGGCAAATAG